In Anaerobacillus isosaccharinicus, one genomic interval encodes:
- a CDS encoding response regulator transcription factor, whose amino-acid sequence MTTKILVVDDDKEIRNLISIYLENEGMETQKAEDAFEALRMLDEGDFDLVILDIMLPKMDGIKTCLKIREERNMPIIMISAKSEDMDKIQGLASGADDYLSKPFNPLELIARVKSQLRRYKKYNTETGNTQAEIIIGDLKINADTRQVWVQDKEVRLTPKEFEILELLARNKGIVLSVEKIYEAVWKEEFFKSDNTVMVHITKIRDKIEAEPKHSIYIKTVWGVGYKI is encoded by the coding sequence ATGACGACAAAAATTTTAGTTGTTGATGATGATAAAGAAATCAGAAATTTAATTTCCATTTACTTAGAAAATGAAGGAATGGAAACACAGAAAGCAGAGGATGCTTTTGAAGCATTACGAATGCTGGATGAGGGTGATTTTGACCTTGTAATTTTGGATATCATGTTGCCAAAAATGGATGGCATTAAAACATGCTTGAAGATTAGAGAAGAACGTAATATGCCTATCATCATGATTTCAGCAAAATCAGAAGATATGGATAAAATCCAAGGTCTTGCTTCTGGTGCTGATGACTATTTATCTAAACCATTTAATCCCTTGGAGCTAATTGCTAGGGTAAAATCGCAATTAAGAAGATACAAAAAATACAATACTGAAACAGGAAACACTCAAGCAGAAATAATAATAGGAGATTTAAAAATAAATGCTGATACACGTCAAGTGTGGGTCCAGGATAAAGAAGTTAGACTAACTCCAAAAGAATTTGAGATATTAGAGCTTCTTGCACGTAATAAAGGGATTGTCTTAAGTGTTGAGAAAATCTATGAAGCTGTTTGGAAAGAAGAATTTTTTAAATCTGATAACACGGTAATGGTACACATCACAAAAATAAGAGACAAGATCGAGGCAGAACCAAAGCATTCAATCTACATTAAAACGGTTTGGGGAGTTGGCTACAAAATATGA
- a CDS encoding IS1380 family transposase yields MATLPQLTLDFNRKIKLSNDGGELSSDTGEFLFREFDEKINFSSTLARFLNLKDNRRYYVHSNENLLRQKIYQIIAGYTDDDNADQLTRDPVFTQIIGTNALASQPSLSRFFRRFDDQSMEELNQANQELIDKVHQLRESKAVIFDLDSTHSDTYGDQEAAAYNTHYGTVGFHPLVAFDGVTGDFLKAKLRPGNVYTSNGVVDFIQPLIEHYNEKFPETTPFLRGDSGFAVPALYDLCERESVYYVIRLKSNAILQRIADELHPPSIISDVSKTEIYYEETIYQANSWSKPRKVIIKSVRPAGELLFSHSFFVTNLVDAFSPEAIVLTYQKRGTMENYIKEAKNGFGFDKMNSHSFQVNEVKMMLSLLAYNLTNWLRTLCFPEGQKTMQIETIRTRIIKVASKLVKSGRSLYFKLASSFVYQEFFWNVLQRVQRLKIV; encoded by the coding sequence ATGGCTACTTTACCTCAATTAACACTTGATTTCAATCGAAAAATTAAACTTTCTAACGACGGAGGAGAACTCTCATCCGATACTGGAGAATTCCTTTTTAGAGAATTCGATGAAAAGATAAATTTTTCTTCTACATTAGCACGCTTTTTAAACCTAAAAGACAATAGACGCTACTATGTTCATTCGAATGAAAATTTACTTCGTCAAAAGATTTATCAAATCATTGCTGGTTATACCGATGATGATAATGCCGACCAATTAACGAGAGATCCTGTGTTTACTCAAATCATTGGTACAAATGCATTGGCTTCTCAGCCGAGTTTGTCTCGCTTTTTTAGACGTTTCGACGATCAATCTATGGAAGAATTGAATCAAGCCAACCAAGAGCTTATTGATAAAGTGCACCAACTCAGGGAGTCGAAGGCAGTCATTTTTGATTTGGATTCTACACATTCCGATACTTATGGAGATCAAGAAGCTGCGGCTTACAATACTCATTATGGAACAGTCGGTTTTCATCCATTAGTTGCCTTTGATGGTGTAACAGGTGATTTCCTCAAAGCAAAGCTACGACCTGGAAACGTGTATACGTCCAATGGTGTAGTGGATTTTATTCAACCACTCATTGAGCATTACAACGAAAAGTTTCCTGAGACAACACCTTTTCTTCGGGGTGATAGTGGTTTCGCTGTCCCTGCTTTATATGATTTGTGCGAAAGAGAGAGCGTTTATTACGTTATTCGTCTGAAATCAAATGCAATTCTGCAACGAATCGCAGATGAACTCCATCCTCCGTCTATCATTTCCGATGTTTCCAAGACGGAAATTTATTATGAAGAAACCATCTATCAAGCAAACTCTTGGTCGAAACCTAGAAAAGTAATTATCAAATCGGTACGCCCAGCGGGCGAATTACTGTTTTCCCATTCCTTCTTTGTGACAAATTTAGTAGATGCCTTTTCTCCTGAAGCAATCGTTCTTACTTATCAAAAAAGAGGAACGATGGAAAACTACATCAAGGAAGCCAAGAATGGGTTCGGTTTTGATAAAATGAATAGCCATTCTTTCCAAGTAAACGAAGTAAAAATGATGTTGAGTCTATTAGCTTATAACTTAACAAACTGGTTGCGTACCCTCTGTTTTCCTGAAGGACAAAAGACCATGCAAATCGAGACCATACGCACCCGAATTATTAAAGTTGCCAGTAAACTAGTGAAGTCAGGACGTTCTCTGTACTTTAAGCTCGCTTCGAGTTTCGTTTACCAAGAATTCTTTTGGAATGTACTTCAACGAGTTCAGAGACTGAAAATAGTGTAA
- a CDS encoding class I SAM-dependent methyltransferase, translating into MSQLSFLYQFLVNPRVVGAIFPSSRFLSEKMVGEIDFKKAKYIVEYGAGTGVFTEFLMKKRNPTTFILVVENNKEFCLLLEEKFKMEKNLLIVNGSAEGIKEYISEHGIPYVDYVISGLPFASLPYEISSEIIFNTVDILKKDGKFITFQYTKLKKEFIEQFFNKISIRREYSLNYSYFKVKS; encoded by the coding sequence ATGAGCCAGTTATCTTTCTTATATCAGTTTTTAGTAAATCCTCGAGTTGTTGGAGCAATTTTTCCTAGTTCAAGATTTCTTAGTGAAAAAATGGTGGGAGAAATCGATTTTAAGAAAGCTAAATATATCGTCGAGTACGGTGCAGGAACCGGTGTATTCACTGAATTTTTAATGAAAAAGAGAAATCCTACCACTTTTATTTTAGTGGTGGAAAATAACAAAGAATTTTGTTTATTACTAGAGGAAAAGTTTAAAATGGAAAAGAACTTACTCATCGTTAATGGGTCAGCAGAAGGGATCAAGGAATACATAAGTGAGCATGGTATTCCTTATGTAGATTATGTAATTTCTGGATTACCCTTTGCAAGTTTACCTTACGAAATATCCAGTGAAATTATATTTAATACCGTGGACATTCTCAAAAAAGATGGAAAGTTTATTACTTTCCAATACACAAAACTGAAAAAAGAATTTATCGAACAGTTTTTTAACAAAATAAGTATTAGAAGAGAATATAGCCTGAATTATTCATACTTCAAAGTTAAGTCATAA
- a CDS encoding VOC family protein has translation MILGINPYLIFDGNGQDAVKFYEDVLDAKILGIQTFGEMPENPAFALAEEEKNRVLHAHLKIAETDLMISDTFPGQPFQLGSNVTVSITTNDVDKTKQVFSKLEQGGHVAMPLQETFWSPAYGTVTDKFGVTWHVSTHLTDN, from the coding sequence ATGATCTTAGGAATTAATCCATATTTAATTTTTGACGGAAATGGACAAGATGCGGTTAAGTTTTATGAAGATGTTTTAGATGCAAAAATACTTGGTATCCAAACCTTTGGAGAAATGCCTGAAAATCCAGCATTTGCTTTAGCTGAGGAAGAAAAAAATCGAGTTCTACATGCCCATCTAAAAATTGCAGAAACCGATCTAATGATTTCTGATACTTTCCCAGGTCAGCCGTTTCAATTAGGTTCAAATGTTACGGTATCAATTACAACAAACGACGTGGATAAAACGAAACAAGTGTTTTCTAAATTAGAACAAGGTGGTCATGTGGCAATGCCACTTCAAGAAACTTTCTGGAGCCCAGCTTATGGTACAGTAACGGATAAGTTTGGGGTTACATGGCACGTATCGACGCATCTCACGGATAACTAA
- a CDS encoding DUF4317 domain-containing protein, which produces MNKKDIAHIRKQFKVNNDLLKISDIFTVYILKESSEIYHHQSQPFEMLEAEQQDLFFNNFKKILGGQLDEKIFELKFQKNVENSSQLILHQGLLSGDVEDWKEQMLRIVGKVLNSRQYEMDIVISFIRGNYFKPTKRTNEVTEESDRNSVYTHPFILCSINSTQDPRKELLFDYVIKEFKYNIVVDPIINLNAPIGGFLFPSITDNSADVNHILYSAGKANELDHKFIEEVLNGEETMTAKDDKFIFEEIVKEVTGNQLNTTTLSNVYEEINRVIEENEEDEAPKLDVKDVERVLKQSGIEGIHTEQIESAFQKVIDDEKYEIKASNIVPKYTSKSIKIETKVANVSISPQDLRYIRQIHFEGKRYLMIEVVEDTIIDGFTMIPEVFGEKG; this is translated from the coding sequence ATGAATAAAAAAGACATTGCCCATATTCGTAAACAATTTAAAGTAAATAACGACTTACTAAAGATCAGTGATATTTTTACTGTTTATATTTTAAAGGAATCATCTGAAATCTATCATCATCAAAGCCAACCTTTTGAAATGCTAGAGGCGGAGCAACAAGATTTATTTTTTAATAACTTCAAAAAAATTCTTGGTGGTCAATTGGATGAAAAGATCTTTGAATTGAAGTTTCAAAAAAACGTGGAAAATAGTAGTCAACTAATTTTACACCAAGGATTATTAAGTGGTGATGTGGAAGACTGGAAGGAACAAATGCTTCGAATCGTTGGAAAAGTGCTGAATAGCAGGCAATATGAGATGGATATCGTCATCAGCTTTATTCGTGGAAACTATTTCAAACCAACAAAACGTACCAATGAAGTGACGGAGGAAAGTGATCGCAATTCTGTTTATACTCATCCGTTTATCTTATGTAGTATTAATAGCACACAAGACCCTAGGAAAGAATTGCTTTTTGACTATGTCATCAAAGAGTTTAAGTATAATATTGTTGTTGACCCTATAATCAACCTAAACGCTCCAATTGGCGGATTTCTCTTTCCTAGTATTACCGATAATTCAGCAGATGTGAACCATATTCTGTATTCGGCCGGAAAAGCAAATGAGCTTGACCACAAGTTCATTGAGGAAGTCTTAAATGGCGAAGAAACGATGACAGCCAAGGATGACAAATTTATTTTTGAAGAAATCGTGAAAGAAGTGACAGGTAATCAGCTTAATACCACAACGCTTTCCAATGTATATGAAGAAATCAATCGTGTTATTGAAGAAAATGAAGAGGATGAAGCTCCTAAATTAGACGTAAAAGACGTTGAACGTGTGTTAAAACAGAGCGGCATAGAAGGTATTCATACCGAACAAATTGAATCCGCTTTTCAGAAAGTGATCGATGACGAGAAATATGAAATTAAGGCAAGCAATATCGTTCCAAAGTACACTTCTAAATCGATAAAAATCGAAACGAAGGTCGCTAATGTTTCAATTAGTCCCCAAGATTTAAGATACATTCGTCAAATTCACTTTGAGGGTAAACGATACCTGATGATCGAAGTAGTAGAAGATACCATAATAGATGGGTTCACGATGATTCCCGAAGTTTTTGGCGAAAAAGGATAG
- a CDS encoding patatin-like phospholipase family protein: protein MKVDGVFEGGGIKGIAHVGAISVVEEAGYKWERLAGTSAGSIVAALLAVGYNASEIQELMLQFPFEKVEQKALLTKLPIAGPILSLLFTNGIYKLTFFEQWLEEALRRKGKRTFGDLPENKLKIIITDISNSRMSILPDDLPFYGVDPKTFPIARAVKMSSSIPFFFVPEKLKGHTIIDGGALSNYPIWIYDSVGIPRWPTFGFRLSGKMIPTELPKIRGPVSKTMAIVRTMLDAHDKRYIEKEAAIRTIFITGITNGATDFRIPQKDKLQLIEIGRNSAIKFLQEWDFQKYIKEYRSEIIAENLTLPPPKSVVIKMGTRGQVHCPTL from the coding sequence ATGAAGGTTGATGGAGTCTTTGAAGGTGGAGGAATTAAAGGGATTGCCCATGTAGGTGCGATATCGGTGGTCGAAGAAGCAGGCTATAAATGGGAGCGTCTAGCTGGTACTTCTGCCGGTTCTATTGTAGCTGCATTGTTAGCAGTTGGTTATAATGCTTCAGAGATACAAGAGTTAATGTTACAATTTCCTTTTGAAAAAGTTGAACAAAAAGCACTACTTACGAAGCTTCCTATAGCTGGACCAATACTTAGTCTATTATTTACAAACGGAATTTATAAGCTTACCTTTTTTGAACAATGGCTAGAGGAAGCCTTGAGACGAAAAGGGAAGAGGACTTTTGGTGATTTGCCAGAAAATAAGCTAAAAATAATTATTACTGATATTTCAAATAGTAGAATGTCGATTCTCCCTGACGATCTGCCATTTTACGGAGTAGACCCAAAAACATTTCCGATTGCTCGAGCTGTTAAGATGAGTAGTTCAATTCCTTTCTTTTTTGTTCCAGAAAAATTAAAGGGGCATACAATTATTGACGGCGGTGCACTTAGTAACTATCCGATTTGGATTTATGACTCAGTGGGAATCCCAAGGTGGCCGACATTTGGGTTCCGCTTATCAGGGAAAATGATACCTACCGAGTTGCCCAAGATAAGGGGGCCAGTATCTAAAACAATGGCAATTGTTCGGACAATGCTTGATGCTCATGATAAGCGCTATATTGAAAAAGAGGCTGCAATTCGAACAATTTTTATTACAGGGATTACCAATGGCGCCACTGATTTTCGTATACCTCAAAAGGATAAGCTGCAGCTAATCGAAATCGGCAGAAACTCAGCAATAAAATTTTTACAGGAATGGGATTTTCAGAAGTATATCAAGGAATATCGTTCTGAAATAATAGCGGAGAATTTGACGTTACCACCTCCTAAATCAGTGGTCATAAAAATGGGGACAAGGGGACAGGTACATTGTCCCACGCTCTAA
- a CDS encoding EAL domain-containing protein, with the protein MPLLFALMSIFTIALTAYNLSERALMEQMERNGVYLTQLLSRKIEGEIVHYHERNELIEKNLLVAGKAVLAVEDQLSDKQLSNIRDLFGVHEIYWYSPEGEILYSASGNYISWTPNPGDPIDHFMSKHKHKDVYVEDIRKSTERDKYFKFAYLRNDDGSFVQVGYSIDQMNIKSEKNILQNIVERITDNEENILYALILDENFTAVADSDIDEIGVDYSEDEHYQVVLSGEVSSFEWYYPQIDDYVLEVAVPLFFEGKIIGVVGIGLSMEETKKNVTLLTLMFILLAIIISIGFFILQRKNVITPVKMLNKHIQLIDTERLGVNPLNPSDNKSFSGLYETINQLFSKLHENITQIHNLNEKVEEMAYTDYLTKLPNRISLSLKFDEFVGHNQMIAIILIDLDSFKEYNDTRGHLYGDQLLVKLSERLLSIKDDTTFVSRFGGDEFLLLIMWEDHAQLNAKLQKIEEMISQPIFITGEELSVEGSIGISLYPNDDKQLDGLISKADIAMYHAKKSGKNQSAFFSKALQNTILMKNKIHDILRNSLNNNGFKLLYQPQVDVSTGEIVGFEALIRLKDHQISPAEFIAVAEEHGLIKRMGRFVIRQTILELSKWKVVGLDLKPIAINFSVKQINDKGIIEYIESLLSEHRIPAKYLEIEITESILLENDSEAIMFLNRLKEIGVKIALDDFGTGYSSLSYLSNLPVDKMKLDKKFIDQHLNESGKKIIKQLILLAEAFELDVVVEGVETIEQVRLLQELKCKYIQGYYFSKPIEDEQIREIHSKKYDIS; encoded by the coding sequence TTGCCCTTATTATTTGCATTAATGTCTATATTTACAATTGCTTTAACTGCCTACAACTTAAGTGAAAGAGCATTAATGGAACAAATGGAGCGAAACGGAGTTTACTTAACACAATTATTATCTAGAAAAATAGAGGGTGAAATTGTTCATTATCATGAAAGGAATGAATTAATCGAAAAAAATTTACTTGTTGCTGGAAAAGCGGTACTTGCAGTCGAAGATCAATTAAGTGATAAACAACTTAGTAATATTAGAGACTTATTTGGAGTACATGAAATATATTGGTATAGCCCTGAAGGAGAAATTCTGTACTCTGCCTCAGGGAATTATATTAGCTGGACACCAAATCCAGGAGACCCAATTGATCATTTCATGTCAAAACATAAACACAAGGATGTTTATGTAGAAGACATTCGAAAGTCAACGGAAAGAGATAAATATTTCAAATTCGCATATTTAAGAAATGATGATGGCTCATTTGTTCAGGTTGGTTATAGTATAGATCAAATGAATATAAAGTCAGAAAAAAATATTTTACAAAATATTGTTGAAAGAATTACCGACAACGAAGAAAATATCCTATACGCTCTAATCCTAGATGAGAATTTTACAGCAGTTGCTGACTCAGATATTGATGAAATTGGAGTAGATTATTCCGAAGATGAGCATTACCAAGTTGTTTTAAGTGGGGAAGTGTCATCATTTGAATGGTATTATCCTCAAATTGATGATTATGTATTAGAGGTAGCGGTGCCATTATTTTTTGAAGGAAAGATCATTGGAGTTGTAGGTATAGGGTTGTCTATGGAAGAAACTAAGAAAAACGTAACTTTATTAACATTGATGTTCATCCTGTTAGCTATCATTATTTCTATTGGCTTTTTCATCCTCCAAAGAAAAAATGTGATCACTCCGGTAAAAATGTTAAATAAACATATTCAATTAATAGATACCGAACGATTGGGTGTTAATCCTCTAAATCCTTCAGATAACAAAAGCTTTTCAGGATTATATGAAACGATTAATCAATTATTCAGTAAATTGCATGAGAATATTACACAAATTCATAATTTAAATGAAAAAGTAGAGGAAATGGCATATACCGACTATTTAACAAAGTTACCTAACCGGATAAGCTTATCGTTAAAATTTGATGAATTTGTTGGACACAATCAGATGATAGCTATTATCTTAATAGATCTCGATAGTTTTAAAGAGTATAACGACACTCGAGGTCATCTATACGGTGATCAACTTTTAGTAAAGTTATCAGAACGATTATTGAGTATAAAGGATGATACCACTTTTGTTTCTAGATTTGGTGGTGATGAGTTCTTATTGCTGATTATGTGGGAGGACCATGCTCAATTAAATGCAAAACTTCAAAAAATAGAAGAAATGATCTCACAACCGATTTTTATAACAGGTGAAGAACTATCAGTTGAAGGTAGTATTGGCATTAGTCTTTACCCTAACGATGATAAACAATTAGATGGATTAATCAGCAAAGCAGATATTGCAATGTACCACGCGAAGAAAAGCGGAAAAAACCAAAGTGCTTTTTTCTCAAAGGCCTTACAAAATACTATATTAATGAAAAATAAAATTCACGATATTTTGCGAAACTCCTTGAATAATAATGGTTTTAAACTTTTGTACCAACCACAAGTTGATGTTTCTACGGGAGAGATCGTCGGATTTGAAGCGTTAATTCGTCTTAAAGACCATCAAATTTCACCTGCTGAATTTATTGCAGTGGCAGAAGAGCATGGACTGATAAAGAGAATGGGGCGATTTGTTATCAGACAAACGATCCTAGAACTTTCAAAATGGAAGGTTGTAGGTTTAGATTTGAAGCCAATCGCTATTAATTTTTCTGTAAAACAAATCAATGATAAAGGAATTATCGAATATATTGAAAGCTTATTAAGTGAACATCGAATACCCGCAAAATACTTAGAAATTGAAATTACTGAAAGTATTCTTTTAGAGAATGATAGTGAAGCAATTATGTTTTTAAATAGATTGAAAGAAATTGGAGTAAAAATTGCTTTAGATGATTTTGGAACAGGGTACTCATCTTTAAGTTACTTATCGAATTTACCAGTAGATAAGATGAAACTCGATAAAAAATTTATCGATCAACATTTAAATGAGTCCGGGAAGAAAATCATCAAACAGTTAATATTGCTTGCCGAGGCTTTTGAACTCGATGTGGTGGTTGAAGGAGTAGAAACGATTGAACAAGTAAGACTTCTTCAAGAACTAAAATGTAAATATATCCAAGGATACTACTTTAGTAAGCCAATTGAAGATGAACAGATTAGAGAAATTCATTCAAAAAAATACGACATATCTTAG